From Tachyglossus aculeatus isolate mTacAcu1 chromosome X5, mTacAcu1.pri, whole genome shotgun sequence, a single genomic window includes:
- the SGCB gene encoding beta-sarcoglycan: MAAAAATTVAAAEQSSNGPVKKSMREKAVERRNVNKEHNSNFKAGYVPVDEDRLHKTGLRGRKGNLAICVIVLLFLLAVINLIITLVIWAVIRIGPNGCDSMEFHESGLLRFKQVSDMGVIHPLHKSTVGGRRNENLVITGNNQPIVFQQGTTKLSVEKDRTSITSDIGMQFLDPRTQNTLFSTDYETHEFHLPSGVKSLNVQKASTERITSNATSDLNIKVDGRAIVRGNEGVFIMGKTIEFHMGGNMELKAEHSIILNGTVMVSPTRLPSAAPGQQPSDGHWLRYKLCVCADGTLFRVQVTGPNMGCQVSDPPCGDNSR; encoded by the exons AGTTCCAACGGGCCCGTGAAGAAGTCCATGCGCGAGAAGGCCGTCGAGCGCAGGAACGTCAACAAAGAGCACAACAGCAACTTCAAGGCCGGCTACGTCCCCGTTGACGAGGACCGTCTCCACAAGACCGGCCTGCGGGGAAGGAAGGGCAACTTGGCCATCTGCGTGAtcgtcctgctcttcctcctggccgtCATCAACCTGATC ATCACCCTGGTTATCTGGGCGGTGATCCGGATCGGGCCCAACGGCTGCGACAGCATGGAGTTCCACGAGAGCGGCCTGCTGCGCTTCAAGCAGGTGTCCGACATGGGAGTGATCCACCCCCTGCACAAGAGCACGGTCGGGGGCCGGCGCAACGAGAACCTGGTCATCACCGGGAACAACCAGCCC ATTGTCTTTCAGCAAGGGACGACCAAGCTGAGCGTGGAGAAGGACAGGACCTCCATCACCAGCGACATCGGGATGCAGTTTCTAGACCCGCGGACGCAGAATACCCTGTTCAGCACCGACTACGAAACCCACGAGTTCCATTTGCCCAGTGGTGTGAAGAGTCTGAATGTGCAGAAGGCCTCCACGGAGAGG ATCACCAGCAACGCGACCAGTGACTTAAACATAAAGGTGGACGGGCGCGCCATCGTCCGCGGGAACGAAGGAGTGTTCATCATGGGCAAAACCATCGAGTTCCACATGGGCGGAAACATGGAGCTTAAAGCC GAACACAGCATCATCCTCAACGGGACGGTCATGGTCAGCCCCACCCGCCTGCCCAGCGCGGCCCCGGGCCAGCAGCCCAGCGACGGCCACTGGCTGCGCTACAAGCTCTGCGTGTGCGCCGACGGCACTCTGTTCCGCGTGCAGGTGACGGGCCCCAACATGGGCTGCCAGGTCTCCGACCCGCCATGCGGCGACAACTCACGCTAG
- the DCUN1D4 gene encoding DCN1-like protein 4 isoform X1, with protein MPPRKKRRPAAGDDLSAKKSRHDGVYRKYDSTRIKAEEEAFSSKRCLEWFYEYAGTDDVVGPEGMEKFCEDIGVEPENVVMLVLAWKLDAQNMGYFTLQEWLKGMTSLQCDTTERLRNALDYLRSLLNEPTNFKLIYRYAFDFAREKDQRSLDINTAKCMLGLLLGKTWSLFPVFHQFLEQSKYKVINKDQWCNVLEFSRTISLDLSNYDEDGAWPVLLDEFVEWHKEKQMT; from the exons CGTGTACAGAAAATACGACTCCACCAGGATAAAGGCCGAGGAAGAAGCCTTCTCAAGTAAGAGGTGTTTGGAGTGGTTCTATGAATATGCAG GCACCGATGACGTGGTAGGCCCCGAAGGCATGGAGAAATTCTGTGAGGACATCGGCGTAGAACCCGAAAAC GTGGTTATGCTCGTCCTAGCCTGGAAGCTGGATGCACAGAACATGGGCTACTTTACGTTACAGGAGTGGCTGAAAGGAATGACGTCCCTACA ATGTGACACCACGGAGAGGCTAAGGAATGCCTTGGATTACCTGAGGTCCTTACTGAATGAACCAACAAACTTCAAACTGATTTACCGATACGCATTCGACTTTGCACGG GAAAAAGACCAGCGCAGTCTGGACATCAACACGGCCAAATGCATGCTAGGACTGTTGCTGGGGAAGACCTGGTCCCTCTTCCCAGTGTTCCACCAGTTCCTCGAG CAATCGAAATACAAAGTTATCAACAAGGACCAGTGGTGCAACGTGCTGGAGTTCAGCCGGACAATTAGCCTTGACCTCAGTAACTACGACGAAGACGGAGCGT GGCCCGTTTTGCTGGACGAGTTTGTGGAGTGGCACAAGGAGAAACAGATGACATAG
- the LRRC66 gene encoding leucine-rich repeat-containing protein 66 — MTTPCLRMVAVAWSLHLAVRVEGPPAPGCRWDGRHFLDCSAVGIAALPPGSPHPIASPDASLRSIGAVPGPDGRDAWGLRRLRHLNLSSNLLAELTLSALSCSPWLETLDLSANRLRSISVGRRRNPPWAGPLPALRQLSIRRNRLSAVPGELWRLRLLRHLDLSFNSIARVGPRDFRDCVCLESLDLQSNRLTTIHHEAFKELSNLQRVDLAHNALTSILPPLQLGLRLPHLDVDLSGNPWLCDCNLTVLQGFLSASWRDSWGVTCGRGCQMAEPVTRKVLVPGRAEIVLDCGSDPPQGADGPFWWTPYGPISRDSRIPHLRLNEQQQIVLEASEAVRLGLYACFSPGGGKKPVIYRVSRKPPPSPGLVRNPRGLPAVLREPGSAPNLPLAVGLAVAVTFVLAFGLGAFTRPYMDRLWRRRRRRGPSPGSGAKIAFSNHGFSGDTGSPPETATPASRRRVSPEAVGGEEEREPPSPSPLGPSSKSIRAGDGSFYENSFQGPASALAPVLLQGDRPSPGPATLPLYEELEGPRGEQPDSPGEPSSVILRSQISDRPEIATPSDSDSGSLFTLSSGGFEEWSNTEDVEAGEEGVAGPSPPPTPQSRGAQGGEGWERAVATEADLPPGYQGQMEQPPVQAGGSSPGDRASGLWTLDQPRRGSPAPSGQAPAVPVETREPVWDRSPPGRSSGWPTSVLTSDSEETPGTSAHYARVPLVASSPSWPPMPIAGGSELQESGPRSFRQRRYGRPAGRGRAGSAPAGPRSRRSPFNGVAPPTSSRQRNRDRPSLARGPRWRGGHTFTTRAAKGRRWTLVRLSCLI, encoded by the exons ATGACCACCCCGTGCCTCCGAATGGTCGCGGTGGCCTGGAGCCTGCACCTGGCTGTCCGGGTGGAaggcccgcccgccccgggcTGCCGCTGGGATGGACGCCACTTCCTGGACTGCTCCGCGGTCGGGATAGCGGCCCTTCCCCCGGGGAGCCCGCACCCCATCGCCTCCCCGGATGCCAGCTTACGGTCCATCGGCGCTGTCCCTGGGCCAGACGGAAGGGACGCCTGGGGCCTCCGGCGCCTCCGGCACCTGAACCTCAGCAGTAATCTGCTGGCCGAGCTGACTCTGAGCGCCTTGTCCTGCTCGCCCTGGCTGGAGACGTTGGACCTCAGTGCCAATCGGCTGCGCTCCATCTCGGTGGGCCGGCGGAGGAACCCCCCGTGGGCCGGCCCGCTCCCGGCTCTGAGGCAGCTGTCCATCCGCAGGAACAGGCTGAGCGCCGTCCCGGGAG AGTTGTGGAGGCTACGCCTGCTGCGGCACCTGGACCTGTCCTTCAACAGCATCGCCCGTGTCGGCCCCAGGGACTTCCGCGACTGCGTCTGCCTAGAGAGCCTGGACTTGCAGAGTAACAGGCTGACCACCATTCACCACgaggccttcaaggagctcagcaACTTGCAG AGGGTGGATCTGGCCCACAACGCCCTGACCTCCATCCTGCCACCGCTGCAGTTGGGCTTGCGCTTGCCCCATCTGGACGTGGACCTCTCCGGCAACCCGTGGCTCTGTGACTGCAACCTCACCGTCCTGCAGGGCTTCCTGTCCGCGTCCTGGAGGGACTCGTGGGGTGTCACCTGCGGCCGTGGCTGCCAGATGGCCGAGCCGGTCACCCGCAAAGTCCTGGTCCCCGGCCGCGCAGAGATAGTGCTGGACTGTGGCTCGGATCCGCCCCAGG GTGCTGATGGGCCATTCTGGTGGACGCCCTACGGTCCCATTTCCAGGGATTCCCGCATTCCCCACCTCCGCCTGAATGAGCAGCAGCAGATAGTACTGGAGGCATCGGAGGCGGTCCGGCTGGGGCTGTACGCCTGCTTCTCCCCCGGCGGGGGGAAGAAACCTGTCATCTACAGAGTCTCCAGGAAGCCACCTCCATCCCCAGGCTTGGTGAggaacccccgggggctccccGCAGTGCTGAGAGAACCCGGCTCCGCCCCCAACCTGCCCTTGGCTGTGGGCCTGGCGGTGGCCGTGACCTTCGTCTTGGCTTTCGGGCTGGGCGCCTTCACCAGGCCCTACATGGATCGGCTGTGGCGGCGCCGGCGCCGGCGGGGCCCCTCGCCCGGCTCGGGGGCCAAGATCGCATTCTCCAATCACGGCTTCAGCGGGGATACGGGCAGCCCCCCAGAGACAGCCACCCCTGCCTCCCGGCGCCGTGTGAGCCCAGAGGCAgttgggggggaggaagagcgTGAGCCACCCTCTCCGTCCCCACTTGGGCCCAGCTCCAAGAGCATCCGTGCCGGGGACGGCTCCTTCTATGAGAATTCCTTCCAGGGTCCTGCTTCTGCCCTGGCCCCGGTCCTCCTGCAGGGTGACCGGCCTTCCCCGGGCCCAGCAACACTCCCTCTCTACGAAGAGCTGGAAGGCCCTCGTGGGGAGCAGCCTGACTCTCCCGGCGAACCCTCCAGCGTCATTCTGCGGAGCCAAATTTCCGACAGGCCCGAGATCGCCACCCCCTCTGACTCCGACTCCGGGTCCTTATTCACGCTCAGCTCGGGAGGCTTCGAAGAATGGAGCAACACAGAGGATGTGGAGGCCGGCGAGGAGGGGGTCGCAGGGCCCAGCCCTCCCCCCACGCCACAGAGCCGAGGGGCACAGGGTGGGGAAGGATGGGAACGGGCCGTGGCCACGGAAGCCGATCTGCCACCCGGGTACCAGGGACAGATGGAGCAGCCCCCGGTGCAGGCAGGCGGCAGCAGCCCCGGGGATCGTGCATCCGGCCTGTGGACTCTGGACCAGCCCCGAAGGGGCAGCCCAGCACCCTCGGGACAGGCCCCGGCTGTTCCTGTGGAAACAAGAGAGCCCGTCTGGGATCGGAGCCCCCCGGGCCGCAGCTCAGGCTGGCCAACTTCCGTCCTAACGTCCGACTCCGAGGAAACTCCGGGGACCTCTGCACACTACGCTAGGGTCCCTCTTGTTGCCTCGAGCCCTTCCTGGCCCCCCATGCCAATCGCAGGAGGTTCGGAGCTCCAGGAAAGCGGTCCTCGCTCCTTCCGCCAGCGTCGctacggccggccggccgggcgggGCCGGGCAGGATCTGCCCCAGCGGGGCCCAGATCTCGCCGCTCCCCATTCAACGGCGTGGCACCTCCCACGTCATCCAGACAGCGCAACCGGGACCGGCCCTCTTTGGCCCGAGGGCCCCGCTGGCGGGGCGGCCACACCTTCACCACGCGGGCGGCCAAGGGAAGGCGCTGGACCCTGGTTCGGCTCTCCTGCCTCATCTGA